In Anaerolineae bacterium, a single genomic region encodes these proteins:
- the pstA gene encoding phosphate ABC transporter permease PstA → MKERWVERIFKSVAFISTIAGLIMLAILLVDVLVDGLPRLNWKFITSYPSRKPEEAGILPALVGSAMLLILVALFAFPIGVAAGVYLEEYATDNFFTRFIEVNIANLAGVPSIIYGLLGLEIFVRLMRDITGGRSLLSGALTLSLLVLPIIIVSSREALRSVPRSIREAGYALGATRWQVVRDQVIPAAMPGILTGTILALSRAIGETAPLITIGALTYIAFLPPPSLKALHSPFTVLPIQIFNWVSRPQKAFHDNAAAAIIVLLALLLTMNATAIYLRNRFQIRFE, encoded by the coding sequence ATGAAAGAAAGATGGGTTGAAAGAATTTTCAAAAGTGTCGCTTTCATTTCCACCATCGCAGGCCTCATTATGCTCGCCATCCTTTTGGTCGATGTTCTGGTGGATGGCCTTCCCCGTTTGAACTGGAAATTCATAACAAGCTACCCCTCCCGCAAGCCGGAGGAAGCAGGTATCCTGCCAGCCCTGGTAGGCTCAGCGATGCTCCTGATCCTTGTAGCCCTCTTCGCTTTCCCCATAGGGGTGGCGGCAGGGGTTTATCTGGAGGAATATGCCACCGATAATTTCTTTACCCGTTTCATTGAGGTTAACATAGCTAACCTGGCCGGCGTGCCATCCATAATATATGGCCTCCTGGGCCTTGAGATCTTTGTAAGATTGATGCGAGATATAACCGGGGGTAGGAGCCTTCTTTCCGGCGCACTTACTCTATCCTTGCTGGTCCTTCCCATCATAATCGTCTCATCCAGAGAAGCCCTGCGCTCTGTACCCAGAAGCATAAGGGAAGCAGGTTACGCCCTGGGCGCCACCAGGTGGCAGGTAGTAAGGGATCAGGTTATTCCTGCAGCGATGCCTGGTATACTCACCGGAACAATCCTGGCTCTATCCAGGGCTATAGGAGAGACCGCCCCGCTCATAACCATAGGAGCTCTGACCTACATAGCATTCCTCCCCCCTCCATCTCTCAAAGCTCTCCATAGCCCTTTTACCGTCCTGCCCATACAGATTTTCAACTGGGTTTCCAGGCCTCAGAAAGCCTTCCACGATAACGCGGCTGCTGCCATCATCGTTCTTCTGGCTCTCCTCCTGACCATGAACGCTACAGCCATTTACTTGCGCAATCGGTTCCAGATTCGTTTTGAATAG
- the pstB gene encoding phosphate ABC transporter ATP-binding protein PstB: MIKPRTLTLSNLPPVPDDPIIKIRNLNVWYGERLVLGDINLDIQRNSITAIIGPSGCGKSTLIRCLNRMNDLIPGARVEGQVLFNGQNIYAPDVDVTEVRRRIGMVFQKPNPFPKSIYENVAWGLRIRGIKKNLDEIVERALRQAALWDEVKDKLHANALTLSGGQQQRLCIARALAVGSEVLLLDEPASALDPIATLKIEELLWELSSNYTIVIVTHNMQQAARVSHYTAFIMWDDDHVGRLVEYGLTRDIFTNPKDKRTEDYITGRFG; encoded by the coding sequence ATGATCAAGCCTCGGACTTTGACCCTTTCAAACCTGCCCCCCGTTCCGGATGACCCTATCATCAAAATCCGGAATTTGAACGTATGGTATGGCGAGCGGCTGGTTTTAGGGGATATAAACCTTGATATTCAACGGAACAGCATCACGGCGATAATCGGGCCTTCGGGCTGCGGTAAAAGCACCCTTATCCGATGCCTCAACCGTATGAATGACCTCATCCCTGGAGCGAGGGTTGAGGGACAAGTCCTGTTCAACGGCCAGAATATCTATGCCCCTGATGTTGATGTGACCGAAGTCCGGCGGCGCATAGGGATGGTTTTCCAGAAACCCAACCCTTTCCCTAAAAGCATTTACGAAAACGTAGCGTGGGGGCTTAGAATCCGAGGGATTAAGAAAAATTTAGACGAAATAGTGGAAAGAGCTCTCCGCCAGGCTGCCCTCTGGGACGAGGTAAAGGACAAACTCCACGCCAATGCCCTCACCCTCTCCGGAGGACAGCAACAGAGACTCTGCATCGCCAGAGCCCTGGCGGTGGGCTCTGAAGTCCTTCTCCTGGATGAACCAGCTTCGGCTCTGGACCCCATAGCAACCCTGAAAATAGAAGAGCTCTTGTGGGAACTTTCCAGCAACTACACCATCGTGATAGTAACTCACAACATGCAACAGGCAGCAAGGGTGTCGCATTACACCGCTTTTATAATGTGGGATGACGACCACGTGGGCCGCCTGGTGGAATATGGCCTGACCCGTGATATATTCACAAACCCCAAGGACAAACGGACTGAAGATTACATAACCGGCAGGTTCGGATAA
- a CDS encoding helicase-related protein, which translates to MPHARIEIAHGQLPEEKLARVMLDFASGKIDILVCTSIIESGLDIPNANTIVVNKADTFGLAQLYQLRGRVGRGSVRAYAYFLYDPEAPLSESARQRLEAIMEAGELGAGLRIALKDLEIRGAGEILGPRQHGHIAAIGFDLYCRLLARAVQELREGEEAAKSSLLALPDVNIDLPLPSYIPEDYVPDPFLRLQLYRRMAQLQTLEQIEEMRAELEDRFGPLPVAVRYLLYQLRVKVLALKAGVRSIGVEEGQIAIRLNGTINEAEMRRRLGDLVSRGPGRFFPPVRIGRKALWLPMGKRNEWQKLLEKTLERLGR; encoded by the coding sequence GTGCCCCATGCCCGGATAGAGATAGCTCATGGTCAGCTTCCTGAGGAAAAGCTGGCCAGAGTGATGCTGGATTTTGCCTCCGGTAAAATTGACATCCTGGTTTGCACTTCTATAATAGAAAGCGGTCTGGACATTCCCAACGCCAACACCATCGTCGTGAACAAAGCCGACACTTTCGGACTTGCGCAACTTTACCAGCTCAGGGGAAGAGTGGGTAGAGGTTCGGTAAGGGCGTATGCCTACTTTCTCTATGATCCTGAGGCTCCTCTCTCAGAGAGCGCCCGGCAACGCCTAGAGGCGATAATGGAAGCGGGCGAACTGGGAGCCGGCTTACGCATCGCCCTCAAGGACCTGGAGATAAGAGGGGCAGGCGAGATCCTTGGTCCCCGTCAGCATGGTCACATCGCTGCTATAGGCTTTGACCTTTACTGCCGCCTTCTGGCCAGGGCTGTCCAAGAGCTGAGGGAGGGAGAAGAAGCCGCAAAATCCTCCCTTTTAGCCCTCCCCGATGTTAACATTGACCTGCCTCTGCCCTCCTACATACCCGAGGATTATGTCCCGGACCCTTTCCTCAGGCTTCAGCTTTACAGGAGGATGGCTCAGCTTCAAACTTTAGAGCAGATTGAAGAAATGAGAGCTGAGTTGGAGGATCGTTTCGGCCCGCTGCCGGTGGCTGTCCGTTACCTCTTATATCAGCTCAGGGTAAAAGTCCTCGCCCTCAAAGCTGGCGTCAGGTCCATAGGGGTGGAAGAGGGCCAGATAGCCATCAGGCTTAATGGAACCATCAACGAGGCTGAGATGCGCAGGCGCCTTGGAGACCTGGTCTCCCGTGGGCCTGGCCGCTTCTTCCCACCGGTAAGAATTGGCCGCAAAGCTCTCTGGTTGCCCATGGGAAAAAGAAATGAATGGCAAAAGCTTTTGGAGAAGACCCTGGAAAGGCTCGGGAGGTAA
- a CDS encoding DEAD/DEAH box helicase gives MEALTLKGLLPILREHHAYRWLVEKLGEERGKPFPLDLAEPARPFVLAALLKDLKRPIVLVVSSVEKARRYYGELRSWAESPEEILLFKEPDALPYEREPWGKETIAQRVEVLFRLALHLTPYRNSLPFNPPLIIASIRSLLYKTIPLKEFLARTRPLRVGQVYPLQKLLRLLEELGYRHETVVDEPGTFGYRGGILDIYPPPSQLPVRIEYFGDEIETIRLFDPGTQRSSGQVESFALTPASEALPGFGPQAAEAFSSLNFSSCHPLAQNRFREDMENLRHGKSFRGIEFYIPFLYPEPGSFFDFLPQEALLITEELPELEAAIHSLVFQASEVEKELIRAGEIPQGLPSPYFPGEKLKEKVIRRANLIITRSEEETPIARAFLYAPLYAGQLERLLDESIAMERAGSRVVIVTRQAHRLAEILANKGKMAEPATGVETPPMPSTITLVRGILSEGWILQSDGTHTVLLTDAEIFGWTRPAPRRPIKVHRPAPETFFGDIKPGDYVVHIDHGIGIFRGLTHLTLHGVEREYLEIEYAAGDRLYVPVHQADKLSRYVSISDEPPALHRLGTADWEYAKERARRAISEIAHELLQLYTAREVVTGHAFSPDSPWQAELEASFPYEETPDQLKAVEEVKRDMEQPRPMDRLICGDAGYGKTEVALRAAFKAVMDGKQVAVLVPTTVLAQQHYETFKERLKPFPVVVEMLSRLRSPSEQKEILEKLKQGAIDIIIGTHRLLQKDVVFKDLGLVIIDEEQRFGVVHKEHFKKLRTQVDVLTLTATPIPRTLYMSLSGLRDMSTIETPPEERLPVKVYVGPYDETMVRQAILRELNRGGQVFFVHNRVQDIKEVAAKVKNLCPMPG, from the coding sequence ATGGAAGCTTTAACCCTCAAAGGGCTTCTCCCCATCCTCCGGGAACATCATGCTTACAGATGGCTGGTGGAAAAGCTTGGGGAGGAAAGAGGGAAACCTTTCCCCTTAGACCTGGCAGAACCAGCCAGGCCTTTTGTATTGGCGGCCCTTCTTAAAGACCTCAAACGCCCCATAGTCCTGGTGGTTTCCTCGGTGGAAAAGGCCCGTCGCTACTATGGAGAACTCCGCAGCTGGGCAGAATCCCCGGAAGAAATCCTTCTGTTTAAAGAGCCCGATGCACTCCCCTATGAGCGAGAACCCTGGGGAAAGGAAACCATTGCTCAAAGGGTTGAGGTTCTCTTCAGGCTCGCCCTTCACCTCACCCCATACCGGAATTCCTTGCCCTTCAACCCCCCTCTGATCATAGCTTCAATCCGTTCCCTACTTTACAAGACCATCCCCCTTAAGGAGTTCCTCGCAAGAACGCGCCCTTTAAGAGTGGGACAGGTATACCCCCTTCAGAAACTTCTGCGGCTCCTAGAAGAGCTTGGCTACCGCCACGAAACGGTTGTGGATGAACCCGGCACTTTCGGCTACAGGGGTGGAATCCTGGATATTTACCCACCGCCTTCGCAGCTCCCGGTCCGAATAGAATACTTCGGGGATGAAATCGAAACCATACGCCTCTTTGACCCTGGAACTCAGCGGTCTTCGGGCCAGGTGGAAAGCTTCGCCCTTACCCCCGCTTCCGAGGCATTGCCTGGCTTCGGCCCACAAGCGGCAGAGGCTTTCTCCTCCCTAAACTTTTCTTCCTGCCACCCCTTGGCCCAGAACCGCTTCCGGGAAGATATGGAAAACCTCCGCCATGGGAAATCCTTCCGGGGTATAGAGTTCTACATCCCCTTCCTTTATCCGGAACCTGGTTCCTTCTTTGATTTCCTGCCTCAGGAGGCCCTGCTCATAACGGAAGAACTTCCCGAGCTGGAAGCGGCCATCCACAGCCTTGTCTTTCAGGCAAGCGAGGTGGAAAAGGAACTGATAAGGGCTGGCGAGATACCTCAGGGATTGCCCTCCCCGTATTTTCCCGGTGAAAAATTAAAGGAGAAAGTGATAAGGCGGGCCAACCTTATCATCACCCGAAGCGAGGAAGAAACCCCCATCGCCAGAGCCTTCCTCTACGCTCCCCTTTACGCTGGACAACTGGAGAGACTTCTGGACGAAAGCATAGCTATGGAAAGGGCCGGAAGCCGGGTGGTTATAGTGACGCGTCAGGCCCACCGGCTGGCTGAAATCCTGGCCAATAAAGGGAAAATGGCTGAGCCTGCCACTGGAGTGGAAACCCCACCCATGCCTTCAACCATCACCCTGGTGAGGGGAATCCTCTCGGAAGGATGGATACTCCAGTCCGATGGAACTCACACTGTCCTTCTGACGGATGCAGAAATTTTCGGATGGACGAGACCGGCCCCGAGGCGTCCCATCAAAGTTCACCGGCCTGCCCCTGAAACTTTCTTTGGGGATATAAAGCCTGGGGATTATGTTGTGCACATTGACCACGGAATAGGCATTTTCCGGGGGTTGACGCACCTTACCCTCCACGGAGTGGAAAGAGAATACCTGGAAATAGAGTACGCTGCCGGCGACAGGCTCTACGTCCCAGTCCACCAAGCCGACAAGCTCAGCCGTTATGTGAGCATAAGCGATGAGCCCCCGGCACTGCACCGCCTCGGCACGGCTGATTGGGAATACGCCAAAGAGAGGGCCCGAAGGGCTATAAGCGAGATCGCCCATGAACTCCTTCAGCTCTATACCGCCAGAGAAGTTGTCACTGGCCATGCCTTCTCCCCCGATAGCCCCTGGCAGGCTGAACTGGAAGCCTCTTTCCCATATGAGGAAACTCCCGACCAGCTAAAGGCCGTGGAAGAAGTCAAGCGCGATATGGAACAACCTCGCCCCATGGACAGGCTAATATGCGGTGATGCAGGCTACGGCAAGACCGAAGTAGCCCTGAGAGCTGCCTTCAAAGCCGTCATGGATGGAAAGCAGGTGGCGGTTCTGGTTCCCACTACCGTCCTTGCCCAGCAGCACTATGAAACTTTCAAGGAGCGGCTGAAACCTTTCCCCGTTGTGGTAGAAATGCTCTCGCGCCTCCGTTCCCCTTCAGAACAGAAAGAAATCCTGGAAAAGCTCAAGCAGGGGGCCATTGACATAATAATTGGAACCCACAGGCTGCTCCAGAAAGACGTGGTCTTTAAGGACCTGGGCCTGGTCATTATAGACGAAGAACAGCGCTTTGGAGTGGTCCACAAAGAGCACTTCAAAAAGCTCAGAACCCAGGTGGACGTCCTTACCCTCACGGCTACCCCCATACCTCGCACCCTTTACATGTCCCTATCAGGGCTGAGGGATATGAGCACCATAGAAACCCCCCCGGAAGAGAGGCTTCCGGTGAAAGTCTATGTAGGCCCATACGATGAAACCATGGTGCGGCAGGCAATCCTTCGGGAATTGAACCGCGGAGGGCAGGTTTTCTTCGTCCACAACCGGGTGCAGGATATAAAAGAAGTAGCCGCAAAGGTGAAAAACTTGTGCCCCATGCCCGGATAG
- the pstC gene encoding phosphate ABC transporter permease subunit PstC, protein MRLREKFLEGIFAFCASFSIFTTLGVIAVLVFESFAFFQEVPITRFLTETQWTPLFARKHFGIIVLISGTFLTTVIAMMVSLPLGLMAAIYMSEYAPERVRRILKPSLEILAGIPTVVYGYFALLFVTPLLKKIIPFISGFNALSAGIVMGFMILPTVASLSEDAIYAVPRSLREGAYALGATTRQVVTGVVIPTASSGILASFILGVSRALGETMIVAIAAGQTPRLTLNPLVSIETMTAYIVQVSLGDVPTGSLEFRTIFAVGMTLFLMNLTFNLLSYWLASRQRRFKL, encoded by the coding sequence TTGAGGCTCAGAGAAAAATTCCTTGAAGGAATCTTTGCCTTCTGTGCCTCTTTTTCCATCTTCACCACTCTTGGAGTAATCGCCGTCCTCGTGTTTGAAAGCTTCGCCTTCTTTCAAGAAGTGCCCATAACCCGCTTCCTGACGGAAACCCAGTGGACCCCTCTCTTTGCTCGGAAGCATTTCGGGATAATAGTGCTAATTAGCGGGACTTTTCTCACCACCGTCATAGCTATGATGGTATCGCTCCCGCTGGGGCTGATGGCCGCCATCTACATGAGCGAATATGCCCCCGAAAGGGTTCGTCGGATCCTCAAGCCCTCCCTTGAGATCCTGGCAGGGATCCCTACCGTGGTTTACGGCTACTTCGCCCTTCTCTTTGTAACCCCCCTTCTCAAGAAAATAATCCCCTTCATCTCTGGATTCAACGCCTTGAGCGCCGGCATTGTGATGGGTTTTATGATATTACCGACGGTGGCTTCCCTCAGTGAGGATGCCATCTACGCTGTTCCCCGCTCCCTTAGGGAAGGAGCCTACGCGCTCGGAGCTACCACCCGTCAGGTAGTAACAGGGGTAGTGATTCCAACCGCTTCCTCTGGAATATTGGCTTCCTTCATCCTTGGGGTTTCAAGAGCCTTAGGAGAAACTATGATTGTTGCAATAGCGGCAGGACAGACCCCCAGGCTCACCCTTAACCCTCTGGTTTCTATAGAGACCATGACCGCTTACATCGTTCAGGTCAGTCTGGGGGACGTTCCGACTGGCTCCCTGGAGTTTCGCACCATTTTCGCCGTGGGCATGACTCTGTTCCTTATGAATTTGACCTTTAACCTTCTAAGTTACTGGCTTGCCTCACGTCAGAGGAGGTTCAAGCTATGA
- the phoU gene encoding phosphate signaling complex protein PhoU → MPRETLDSAIERLQNEILTLGEMVRNSILEAVDSLKRRDFEASRRLIAQDQAINEKRFAIETDTLVVIATQQPMASDLRFLAAILEIVTELERIADYAKGIAKINLLIGDKPLIKPLIDIPRMAQKAADMLYRALEAFVQRDVEKAEAIPKEDDEMDALYDQVYRELMTYVISNPANLEQANYLLWAAHNLERAADRVTNICERVIFTVTGEMRELDLQEDIGTRWAQKEKGEL, encoded by the coding sequence ATGCCAAGAGAAACGCTGGATAGTGCGATAGAGCGCCTCCAGAATGAAATATTAACCTTGGGGGAAATGGTGAGAAATAGCATCCTGGAGGCAGTGGATAGCCTTAAGCGGCGGGATTTTGAAGCTTCACGCCGATTAATAGCTCAGGACCAAGCTATAAATGAGAAGCGCTTTGCTATAGAAACGGACACCCTGGTAGTCATTGCCACGCAGCAGCCCATGGCCAGCGATTTGCGCTTTCTGGCTGCTATCCTGGAGATAGTAACGGAGCTGGAGCGTATAGCCGATTACGCCAAGGGCATTGCCAAAATTAACCTCCTTATAGGCGATAAGCCCCTCATAAAACCCTTGATCGATATCCCCCGCATGGCCCAGAAAGCAGCTGATATGCTCTACAGGGCTCTGGAAGCCTTTGTCCAGAGGGATGTGGAAAAAGCCGAGGCTATACCGAAAGAGGACGATGAAATGGATGCCCTCTATGACCAAGTCTACCGGGAACTTATGACTTATGTTATTTCCAACCCCGCCAACCTCGAACAGGCCAACTACCTTCTGTGGGCTGCCCACAACCTGGAAAGAGCTGCCGACAGGGTTACCAACATTTGCGAAAGAGTAATATTTACCGTCACAGGGGAAATGAGAGAGCTGGACTTACAGGAAGACATAGGCACCCGCTGGGCCCAGAAGGAAAAAGGCGAACTATGA
- a CDS encoding class I SAM-dependent methyltransferase produces the protein MNEGLGLVYERFVLNDYLLSLLKRYPIRKVLEAPAYGMAGITGINSIELARAGCSVTVVDEDEGRIREAAKIWSELGLRAQWVCCPGMKALPFPDRAFDMVWEWAGLWYLKDAENFLRELARVSDKILFIAMPNPRQPGYILRKRFLEPEFFKQVDESWVDMKKVKKVVESEGFSPTEEGFLDTPPWPDTVMPAVKLLDRLGIKSRRLRERFSGTAWNWNILDYYAGKDPSLKARVVRYAFLETILPRPLKALWAHHRFVLFSRASG, from the coding sequence ATGAACGAAGGACTTGGCCTGGTATACGAACGATTCGTCCTCAACGACTATTTGCTTTCCCTGCTTAAGCGCTATCCCATCCGGAAGGTTCTGGAGGCCCCTGCTTACGGTATGGCGGGCATAACAGGGATAAATAGCATAGAGCTGGCCCGTGCCGGATGTTCCGTCACCGTGGTGGATGAAGATGAAGGGCGTATCCGGGAAGCGGCAAAGATATGGAGCGAGCTCGGGCTCAGGGCGCAGTGGGTGTGCTGCCCTGGCATGAAAGCTCTACCCTTCCCCGATAGAGCTTTTGACATGGTCTGGGAATGGGCTGGCCTCTGGTACTTGAAGGACGCCGAAAACTTCCTCCGGGAGCTCGCGAGAGTATCGGATAAAATCCTCTTTATAGCTATGCCCAATCCCCGCCAGCCTGGCTATATCTTAAGAAAGCGCTTTTTGGAACCTGAATTCTTCAAACAGGTTGATGAGAGCTGGGTTGACATGAAAAAGGTGAAAAAAGTGGTGGAAAGCGAAGGGTTCAGCCCTACAGAGGAAGGTTTCCTGGACACCCCTCCTTGGCCTGATACTGTCATGCCCGCAGTGAAGCTTTTAGATAGACTGGGAATAAAATCCCGAAGGTTGCGGGAGCGGTTCTCGGGCACGGCGTGGAACTGGAACATACTGGATTATTATGCCGGCAAAGATCCTTCCCTGAAGGCCAGGGTTGTGCGTTACGCCTTCTTAGAAACCATCCTGCCTCGCCCCTTGAAAGCTCTCTGGGCTCACCACCGCTTCGTCCTCTTCTCCAGAGCGTCCGGGTAA